Genomic window (Maylandia zebra isolate NMK-2024a linkage group LG11, Mzebra_GT3a, whole genome shotgun sequence):
atgtatggaagcaactgattcatgtccaaaatcatttgaagtttgttcagagagaggagaaattgctactatgatgtgcacaaatgactgagtgttgtggaggttgaactaatagttatgagaatttcaattctgatctgagaaacgcaccaaagcgactgagaaaaactgtaagattaaggatttcaaaatattctgcattcAGATGTTTAGTTGTTGTGTACTCTATGAGTTTGTAGAAGTGCAGGTGTTGCTGTTGTGTTGAATTCCTTGCTTTGCTTTCAGCTTTTCTACCACCTGCAGAGAGAGGGGTCATTTCCAGAACCCAGAGCTGCTTTCTATGCTGCAGAGGTGGCTGCAGCACTGGGCTACCTCCACTCTCTTAACATCGTCTACaggtatgtatgtgtgtgtatgtatgtatatatatatatatatatatatatatatatatatatatatatatgcgtgAAAACACAGCATTAGAAAAGCGGCAGCATAGTCACCCTTCCAAGTTTTTCTCGcctctgtgctctctctctttctttgtgcatgtttgatttgaccACGTTCTGCCTGCTTCATTTATTCATGCAGAGAATTCCCAATGAAATTTTCCCACTCAAATCCACCATGTTCTCCGGCGCCACATTAAAAATTAAAGAGTGAGGAAAAGCAATGTGAAGCTAAAGGAAACTAACAAAGAAATGACAGCTAATGTCAGATTTTGCAGGACTCagtgttctttgtttttatgcagAGACCTGAAACCTGAGAACATCCTGCTGGACAGTGAGGGCCACGTGATGCTGACTGACTTTGGGCTTTGTAAAGAAGGTGTGGCCACAGGTGGGGTCATGCACACCTTCTGTGGCACTCCGGAGTACCTTGCTCCAGAGGTGTTACACGGCCATCCATATAGCCCAGCTGTGGACTGGTGGGGACTCGGCACGGTGGCTTATGAGATGATCTGTGGACTGGTGAGTGCAGGTGCAGTGATCTCTATCCTTTACATCATCAGCATCTTCACCTTAAGCCACCTCCCtcttcccctccctctctctcacagcCTCCATTTTATAGTCGCAGTAAACTGCAAATGTTTCAGAACATCCTTCACGGCCCTCTGCAGCTACGCAGCGACATCTCTAAAGCTGCCTGCTCACTGTTGGAGGGCTTATTGGAAAAAGATGTCTCCAGACGCTTAGGAGCGAGCTGTGACATTGTAAGTGCCCCAGctaaaaagaagagaaacagtAATGAAACATGGCCACAGAAGGGTTAACTGTTATTGTGTttccaggcggagctgcaggaACATCCCTTCTTCGCCTCTATCGACTGGGATGACCTCCTGGCCAGAAAAATCAGACCCCCTTTCATCCCAAAAGTGGTACGAGTGAATCAGAAATGAGCTCGACgcacttttctttttaaccGAGGGAACATGGCtcactcctctctcctcttcagGCTGGTCCTTGGGATGTCAGTTACATTGACCCAGCGTTTACACGACAACCTGTACCTGCCTGTGTGAACGACATGTGCCAGGAGGCCGGGGTCAGCGAGGCCTTCCAAGGATTCTCCTACATGAACCCTGTGGAGTACCTGGCAGCAGAGCCGGTTTCATAACAACACCGAATCCTCCGGGGGCGCGGTTGTtcagttgtttcttttttacatcATTAATTTTTAAGTGGGTGTCTATTTTTAAGAACTTGAGCAAAAAGATTTTTATGCTAACAGTGCAACATACTGTATGTTTCAttggatgttttgtttgtttgttttgtgtttttggctaTTGATGTTAATTCAATATGTGGTCGTGATGATGGAATGGGCTGGTCACTATTTCATCCTCGCTGCTTTAATGCATTATATGAAGCACTCAACAGTTTGGAGtagatttatttttcaacactttgcatttacaggatattaaAATATACAATGTGTACTGCAAAATTCTCATTCTAACATTACATTCACAGCTTACAAGTGCACTCAAAATACTTCACTGGCTGCTTTATTGCTGCATAGTGACAGAGCAAAATACAGAAAGCATCTCCATGCGGTGTttagataaaaacaacaacaggatGCCAGCCTATTGGCAACACTAAAACACAAATTGGACCCCAGCTCCGACTTCACGTGTGGTGTTTTGGTGTCTAATTTTAGTGATGAACAGAAAAAGCCCATCACTGTGGAGAAGCTAATGGATGTCttcccctcaaaaaaaaaagagaaaaaaggagagcATCTGTTCTGATCCTTTCTACCTCACTTCAcaagactgtggaacagtttggACACAGGGAGGGTGGCTTTCAGTCTGTCAGTAGATGCTGAAGGAGGCGTAGCTCTGCTCACTCTGGCATGTGAAGTAAGCAATCAACTGACCGTTGCAAATCATCAGAAACAAGCCACTGCCTAGGGAAAAATGAAGAGTGACATATTTGAAACAGCTAACCTCATGAAGTTAAGACTGATAGTAACCGATGAGCTGGCAGTGTTTGTCTTACCTAAAGCCAGCCACCACTGCCACACAGTAGGAAACTCCAACATTACTGCAACATGGAAACAAAACGTGTCATTACACAATGCA
Coding sequences:
- the sgk2b gene encoding serine/threonine-protein kinase Sgk2b isoform X2, which encodes MIVSQERPMTYAKMKGLVSFLSALLKGKKVGFSDFLHKFVSSQHLCQHLDTEKILQRQSKPGRGKEEKSTLSSTNTETSQMKPSDFDYLKVIGRGSFGKVLLARHRKQGGYYAVKVLQKQLIVKRKEKHVMVERSVLLKGLQHPFLVGLHFSFQTPNTLYFVLDYVNGGELFYHLQREGSFPEPRAAFYAAEVAAALGYLHSLNIVYRDLKPENILLDSEGHVMLTDFGLCKEGVATGGVMHTFCGTPEYLAPEVLHGHPYSPAVDWWGLGTVAYEMICGLPPFYSRSKLQMFQNILHGPLQLRSDISKAACSLLEGLLEKDVSRRLGASCDIAELQEHPFFASIDWDDLLARKIRPPFIPKVAGPWDVSYIDPAFTRQPVPACVNDMCQEAGVSEAFQGFSYMNPVEYLAAEPVS
- the sgk2b gene encoding serine/threonine-protein kinase Sgk2b isoform X1, giving the protein MIVSQERPMTYAKMKGLVSFLSALLKGKKVGFSDFLHKFVSSQHLCQHLDTEKILQRQSKPGRGKEEKSTLSSTNTETSQMKPSDFDYLKVIGRGSFGKVLLARHRKQGGYYAVKVLQKQLIVKRKEQKHVMVERSVLLKGLQHPFLVGLHFSFQTPNTLYFVLDYVNGGELFYHLQREGSFPEPRAAFYAAEVAAALGYLHSLNIVYRDLKPENILLDSEGHVMLTDFGLCKEGVATGGVMHTFCGTPEYLAPEVLHGHPYSPAVDWWGLGTVAYEMICGLPPFYSRSKLQMFQNILHGPLQLRSDISKAACSLLEGLLEKDVSRRLGASCDIAELQEHPFFASIDWDDLLARKIRPPFIPKVAGPWDVSYIDPAFTRQPVPACVNDMCQEAGVSEAFQGFSYMNPVEYLAAEPVS